The Desulfobacterales bacterium nucleotide sequence TCCAAAACGCCCTGCAGGATTGTTTTTGAAAGGGGACCTTGCAGGCCGAGCATGGTCAGCTCTTCAGTCTGATCCCGCATATCGACTTTTTCAGACCGCTTCAGAGCCTGTTGCAGGTGCCGCCATACGGTTTCACGATTGGCGGCATTGACAACCAGCAGATATTCATTTTGGGCCAGGCGGTAAAGGTAGGCATCGTCTATGGCGCCGCCGTTTTTATTGGGGACGAGGGTGTACTGGCTCTGGCCCGTCTGCAAGGCAGCGGCATTATTGGTCAGCATCCGCTGCAGAAAGCCCAATGCGCCGCTTGCGCCGATACGGAAGCGTCCCATATGGGACACATCGAAAAGTCCGGCGGATTTTCGGGTAATGAGATGCTCCTGCACAATACCCGGTCCATATTGCAGCGGCATCTGCCAGCCGCTGAAATCGACCATTTCAGCGCCGAGGCTGACATGGCGATCAAAAAATACGGTTTTTTGAGTTTGATGGGTCATTTTAAAAAATCCTTTACATCTTGCCGGATCGAAAAATCGAAAAAATCAGCCAGATCCCTAAAACGGTTGCGATGGAATAGCCGGCCAGCCCCAGGAGAGCAGTGAGGGGAACCTTCTGAAAGCCAAAAAGGTTCAACTGAAGCTCGATGACTTTTTGACCTGAATTCAGCACCAGCGATCCGGCAATGATGGAGGCGGAAATGATCAGACCAACCGTCAAACGATTCACCCCTTTTTCAAGCTTCTGGTCGAAACGCTCAAAACCACTATGCCGGATTTCAATGCGTTGTCGCCCCCTGGCGGTCTGCCGGAGGATGTCATGTACGTACCTGGGCAATTCCTTTATTTGTTTGCCTATATAGCGGGCATCTTTGCGGATGAGTCGCATCAATTTCTGGGCCTCATAGCCCTTCTGGATCAGACGTTTGGCATAGGGCCTGGTTACCTCGAGCAGGCTGGCGTCGCTGCCCAGAATTTTACCCAAGGCCTCGGTCTGGATGAAGGTCTTAAGCAGCAGCAGCATATTGCGCGGCAGGCGGATGCGGTATTTGAGCACCAGGTGCATGACCTGATCGTAAACATCCTTTACCGATATTGTCTGCAGGGAACGGCCATAAAAAGGTTCGCTGATGTCTTTCAGGTCCAAACGGAAACCTTCGATGTCCATGGTTTCGTCATCCAGCAGGCCGGCGTCCAAGAGCGCTTCCATGACCAGGCTGTAATCATGTTCGGCATATCCCAGAAAGATGTTGGCAATTTGATGCATCATCTCTTCATCCAGGTAGCCGATGATACCGAAGTCGACCAGGCTGACGCGTCCGTCGTACATGACGATTGCATTGGCGGGATGAGGATCGGCATGAAAAATACCAAACTCCATCAGCTGCCTTGAAAAGGAACGCAATCCAATCATGGCGATTTCTTTGGGATCAATGCCATGGGCTTTAAGGGTATCGATCCTGTCCATTTTGATGCCGTCAATATGCTCCATGACCAGCACCGATCGGGAGGTTAAGTTCCAGTATACTTTTGGGATGTATAACTCATCGTCATCTTTGAAATTGACGGAAAATTTTTCGATGGTACCCGCTTCGATGAACATGTCGAGTTCTTTAAAAATGGTACGTTCAAATTCTTTGACCAGATTGGCGACGCCGATAATACGGCCCACTTCAAATGACCGTTCAATTCTCTCGGCGAAGGCATCCATCAGGCGGATATCTTTCTCTATTTTTTTTCGGATGCCGGGCCGGATGACCTTGACCGCCACTTTTTCTCCACTGAAAAGTTCGGCCACATGGACCTGGGCCACGGAAGCCGCGGCAATGGATTCGGATGAAAATGTTTTAAACAGCTCAGAAATCGGATGCTTGAGTTCATCCTCAATAACGGCGACGATGTCCTTGAGCGGTTCCGGCGGAACCTGATCCTGCAATTTTTTAAATTCCTCGATGTATTCCGGTGGGAAAATGTCCGCCCGGGTGCTCATCAGTTGACCGAGCTTGATGAAGCTGGGTCCCAATTCTTCAAAGACCAGTCGGATCCGTTTGGGCGAAGGAAAGCCGCGGTAGACCAGCGGTTCCTTTTCAGAAGAATCTTTGGAATGTGCCGGCTTTTTACGCGACAGCCGTTCTGCGACATCACCCAGCCCATGTTTGATCAGGACCCTGGTTATGGTGCCGAACCGGCCCAGGTTCTTCATGCCATACCCTCTGAAAAGATTCATTTTTCGCCTCTTTCAGATTTTGTGGTTTTTATCCACTTTTTGGAAATTTCTTTTAATTTTTCAGTTTCGGCGATATAACTTTCAACATAACCGCATTGGATGCAGACATAATTATCAAGGGCTGCAATGGATGTCAGACTGATGGGAATTGAGTTGCTGGTAAAAGGGCCGCTCTTTGGATAAACATCGGTTCCGGCATATACATCGGTTGAACCGCACTTGGGGCATTTATTTTCCTTCAATTTGTCACCTCCCGGTTTAATGGATTAAGGAAAGTCTGATCGTGTGGAACGAATTTTTTTGAAAATATATCAAGGCCGGCCTGCTTCGGCAATCTTTTTCTGTTTTCTGTTAAATGCCTTGCAGTTAAGAGCCTCCAGCTTGGGCAAAATACCGGTGACATGCTGGGGCTTGACTTGCATTTTTAAAATATGTTCTTATAAATAGTGTTTGCGCATAAAAAGGAGCTTTCTTCAAGTGATGAATGGTATGGACAGAACAAACCGAGTTCAGTTTGAAAAACCCGATATTTCAGAATTAGTCCAACATTATACCGTGGTTGACCTGCATTTTCATACCCGTTATTCGGACGGGTTGAATACGGTCCGGCAGATTGCCAAACAGGTGCGCCAACAGGGTATCGGTATTTCCATTACGGACCATAACGATATCAGGGGCGCGGTTGAAATTGATGAATATAAAGACATATTGAGCATTCCCGGGATAGAAGTAACGTCTCAGGAGGGTAGCCATCTCCTGATTTATTTTTACGGCATTGCAAGTCTGAAGCATTTTTTCAAAGAACATATTCATCCGAACATGGGAAACGGCCTTATGAGTTCCATCGCCCTGCCGATGGAAGCGATCATCGAAAAAGCACGGGCATTCAAAACCGTCGTTATTTTACCACACCCGTATTGTACCGCCTATACCGGTGTGTGCAACCCTCAGTTTTCAATAGCTAAGCAAAAAAGACTCTTTGATCTTGTGGACGGGGTTGAAGCCATCAATTCCGAAAACCTGAAAAAGTGGAACCTTAAATGCGCG carries:
- a CDS encoding AarF/ABC1/UbiB kinase family protein; the protein is MNLFRGYGMKNLGRFGTITRVLIKHGLGDVAERLSRKKPAHSKDSSEKEPLVYRGFPSPKRIRLVFEELGPSFIKLGQLMSTRADIFPPEYIEEFKKLQDQVPPEPLKDIVAVIEDELKHPISELFKTFSSESIAAASVAQVHVAELFSGEKVAVKVIRPGIRKKIEKDIRLMDAFAERIERSFEVGRIIGVANLVKEFERTIFKELDMFIEAGTIEKFSVNFKDDDELYIPKVYWNLTSRSVLVMEHIDGIKMDRIDTLKAHGIDPKEIAMIGLRSFSRQLMEFGIFHADPHPANAIVMYDGRVSLVDFGIIGYLDEEMMHQIANIFLGYAEHDYSLVMEALLDAGLLDDETMDIEGFRLDLKDISEPFYGRSLQTISVKDVYDQVMHLVLKYRIRLPRNMLLLLKTFIQTEALGKILGSDASLLEVTRPYAKRLIQKGYEAQKLMRLIRKDARYIGKQIKELPRYVHDILRQTARGRQRIEIRHSGFERFDQKLEKGVNRLTVGLIISASIIAGSLVLNSGQKVIELQLNLFGFQKVPLTALLGLAGYSIATVLGIWLIFSIFRSGKM
- a CDS encoding PHP domain-containing protein, producing the protein MDRTNRVQFEKPDISELVQHYTVVDLHFHTRYSDGLNTVRQIAKQVRQQGIGISITDHNDIRGAVEIDEYKDILSIPGIEVTSQEGSHLLIYFYGIASLKHFFKEHIHPNMGNGLMSSIALPMEAIIEKARAFKTVVILPHPYCTAYTGVCNPQFSIAKQKRLFDLVDGVEAINSENLKKWNLKCAVLGFNLNKTVVGGSDGHALYQIGKVVSYANCKRTREAFLDAVREKQNKVIGKEIDIFRKVTSNGLKLRTNIRNCPDLIEKNIRYSCTVLNSKSKKLRDNIKRRLNGNT